In Cicer arietinum cultivar CDC Frontier isolate Library 1 chromosome 1, Cicar.CDCFrontier_v2.0, whole genome shotgun sequence, one DNA window encodes the following:
- the LOC101510836 gene encoding uncharacterized protein — MRIITLSRYICHLTRPRAFVPFQSRAFQPDVVSRDSKAKPIKYKIPQVYNPYDPRPPPSDKIVQLAERIGALSEEERGLIMPALAERLKLPKLQPISTEGMDLGSEGGAAGPKAEEKKAEKTAFDVKLEKFDAAAKIKVIKEVRAFTNLGLKEAKDLVEKVPAVLKQGVTKEEANSIIEKIKAAGGVAVME, encoded by the coding sequence ATGAGGATTATCACCCTTTCAAGATATATTTGCCATCTCACTCGGCCTCGGGCTTTTGTGCCATTTCAATCTCGAGCCTTCCAGCCTGACGTTGTTTCTAGAGATTCTAAGGCAAAGCCAATCAAGTACAAAATTCCTCAAGTTTACAACCCTTATGACCCTAGACCTCCACCTTCAGACAAAATCGTTCAGCTCGCAGAACGCATCGGAGCATTATCAGAAGAAGAACGCGGTCTCATTATGCCTGCTTTGGCAGAAAGATTAAAGCTTCCAAAGTTGCAGCCAATTTCAACTGAAGGCATGGACTTGGGGTCAGAAGGCGGTGCTGCCGGACCAAAGGCTGAGGAGAAAAAGGCTGAGAAAACTGCTTTTGATGTCAAGTTAGAGAAATTTGATGCTGCTGCAAAGATCAAGGTGATTAAGGAGGTAAGAGCATTTACTAACTTGGGATTGAAAGAGGCTAAAGATCTAGTTGAAAAGGTACCCGCTGTCCTTAAACAAGGAGTCACAAAAGAGGAAGCAAATagtattatagaaaaaataaaagcgGCTGGAGGAGTTGCAGTTATGGAGTAG